The Mesorhizobium sp. AR10 genome includes the window ATCCTGAGCGCGGCGGAGAAGGCGGCGCTGAAGCCGCTGCATATCCGCGTCGTCACGGTGCAGCCTGGGCAGACCATGGGCTCGCTCTCGGCACAGATGGTCGGCGTCGATCGCAAGCTCGACCTGTTCCGGGTGCTCAATGCGATGTCGCCGGGTGCCGCCGTTTCGGCCGGCGACAAGGTCAAGATCGTCACCGACAAATAGAGCCGCTTCGCCGTAAATTCAGGCCACCGCAATCAGGCGGCCATGAACTCCGGGTTCTGCTCCACCAGCGCTACTTTGAGTTTTTCCATGGCGCGTGCCTCGATCTGGCGGACACGTTCCTTGGAGATGCCTAGCGTCTCGCCAAGCGACTCCAGTGTCGCGCCCTCGTCGCTCAGCCGGCGTTCCTCGATGATCCTGAGTTCGCGCGCATTGAGCGCGCGCAACGCCGCCTTCAGCCAGAGCAAGCGGCGCTCGACATCGATCGTGTCGCCGGCGATCTCGTCGGGCAAGGGATCGTCGGAAACCAGGAAATCCATTCGCTCGGTCGTGCCGGCGTCGTCGGTGAGTGGTGCATTGAGCGAACTGTCGGGTGCCGAAAGGCGCGAATCCATCATTGCCACATCGGCCTCGGAAACGCCCAGTGCCACTGACACCTCGCGGTAGAGTGTGGCGCTAGAGATCGGCTCGGCGCCTTGCGCCAGCCGGGCGCGCAGGCGCCGCAGGTTGAAGAACAGCGCCTTTTGCGCCGAACTGGTGCCACCGCGCACGATCGACCAGTTGCGCAGGATGTAGTCCTGCATCGAGGCGCGGATCCACCAGGTCGCATAGGTCGAGAATCGCACCTCGCGCTCCGGCTCGAAGCGTGCCGCCGCCTCCAGCAGGCCGACATGGCCTTCCTGGATCAGGTCGCCCAAAGGCAGGCCGTAGTGACGGAATTTCGAAGCCATGGAGATGACCAGCCGCATGTGCGCGACGGTGATCTGGTGCAGCGCATGCTGGTCCTGGTCTTCCTTCCAGCGCAGTGCCAGCAGGTGCTCCTCGTCGCGCTCGAGATAGGGAGCTTTCATTGCCGTGCGGACCATGATCCGTCCTGCCGTGTCTTCCATCATGCGCCGCGCTCCCTGTTACGGGCATTGCGGACGGCTTGGCGACCGCGATCCCTGGTTTGGCGTCGGGTGGTTGAAATGGTGACACCACGCCCTACAACAGCCAAGAACGTGCCATGCCGGGGAATGGTTCCGCCGCCTGTGTCGCGTGGGTTGTGCTGTCCGAAAGAAGGTTGCAACGCGCGAAACGAGGCCGAATGGCGCCAGCTGACGTGGTTTTGAGAATCGGATTTCAGAAGCGCCGTATTTTTGAAATCTGGTTCCTTATTTTGCCTGCCTGCATCTGTCAGGTTCCGGCTCTCACAATGCGCCGGACACCGGCCAAGCACGGGATCACACAAAAATGAAATGGCTCAGCTCACTCATCATCGCCGGAACGCTGCAGGTTCTGGCCGTTACATCAGGCCATGCCGGCGCCAATCTCGACCAGATCAAGCAGGCCGGAATCATCAAGGTCGGCACCGAAGGCACCTACGCGCCGTTCACCTATCATGATGCCTCCGGGGCGCTGGTCGGCTTCGACGTCGAGATCGCCGAGGCGATCGCCAAGAAGCTTGGCGTCAAGGCCGAGTTTCTCGAAGGGAAATGGGATGGGCTGATCGCCGGTCTCGACGCCAACCGCTATGATGCCGTCATCAATGAGGTCGGCATCACCGAGGAGCGCAAGGCCAAGTATGATTTCTCCGATCCCTATATCGCTTCCAAGGCGGTGCTGATCGTGCGTGGCGACAACACCGACATCAAGGGTTTCGCCGACCTCAAGGGCAAGAAGGCGGCGCAGTCGCTGACCTCGAATTTCGGCAAGCTCGCCGAGACCAACGGCGCCGAACTGGTCGGCACCGACGGCTTCGACCAGTCGATCCAGCTGCTGCTGACCGGCCGCGCCGACGCCACCATCAACGACAGCCTGTCCTTCCTCGACTTCAAGAAGCACAAGCCCGACGCCAATGTGAAGATCGCCGCGCAGGAAGAAAACGCCGACTATTCAGGCGTCATCGTGCGCAAGGGCGATCCGGAACTGGTCGCCGCCATCAACAAGGCGTTGGCCGACATCAAGGCCGACGGCAGCTATCAGAAGATCGCCGACACCTATTTCGGCCAGGACGTTTCGAAGTAAACGCACGTTCATCGCGCGGGGCCGGCGC containing:
- a CDS encoding RNA polymerase factor sigma-32 codes for the protein MMEDTAGRIMVRTAMKAPYLERDEEHLLALRWKEDQDQHALHQITVAHMRLVISMASKFRHYGLPLGDLIQEGHVGLLEAAARFEPEREVRFSTYATWWIRASMQDYILRNWSIVRGGTSSAQKALFFNLRRLRARLAQGAEPISSATLYREVSVALGVSEADVAMMDSRLSAPDSSLNAPLTDDAGTTERMDFLVSDDPLPDEIAGDTIDVERRLLWLKAALRALNARELRIIEERRLSDEGATLESLGETLGISKERVRQIEARAMEKLKVALVEQNPEFMAA
- a CDS encoding amino acid ABC transporter substrate-binding protein encodes the protein MKWLSSLIIAGTLQVLAVTSGHAGANLDQIKQAGIIKVGTEGTYAPFTYHDASGALVGFDVEIAEAIAKKLGVKAEFLEGKWDGLIAGLDANRYDAVINEVGITEERKAKYDFSDPYIASKAVLIVRGDNTDIKGFADLKGKKAAQSLTSNFGKLAETNGAELVGTDGFDQSIQLLLTGRADATINDSLSFLDFKKHKPDANVKIAAQEENADYSGVIVRKGDPELVAAINKALADIKADGSYQKIADTYFGQDVSK